The stretch of DNA GAGGTGTGAAGCACTCTCAGGTGAAAAGGAGGGCGCCTTGGCAAGACAGCTCTCGGCAGCCTTGGCGAAGTCCCCGCTCTGAGCCATTAGCGACGCCAAGGCAAGAGTGCGTCGAAGGGACTGTTCATCACTCAGCTTGGAGGGCAGGGCACCCAGAGCCTCGTTCACCTGATCGGGATGTGCCGCGGCGATCTCTAACTCGGCGATCCCGAGGAGTTCATCAGGATCCGAGGTACCCGAATGCATGCGATCGAGAAGTTTGTTCAACGAGGCCTGGTCACCGGAGCGGGCATTGTAGAGCTCAACGGCATGCTGGACCCGAGGACTCCCGGGAGAGAGGGCAAGGGATTGTTTGAGAAGGTTGAGGGCAAGTGAGGCATCCCCGATGGCGAAGGCACTCCCGGACTTACGGAGAAGCACCCCGGATCGCCATTCCTTTGCCGCGCGGTAGAGAGGGTGAGACAGGAGAATCAGGAGCAGGAGAGCGCCAACCCTTATTATCCAGCGGCGTTTCTTCGGATCCGCAAACCACGGCACCGAGGGTAACTTGGAGTCCCTGCTCTCCTCGGAGTAATCGGGCAACTCCCCATGATCGCCATCCGGAATCTGTTGATCGTTCATCTTGTTCATGACTTAGTCCCTTAGCGGAGACACTGGCGGACTCACCGTCAATGTCTCTTGGAAATACCGCTTCAGGGCATCGCGGGCGGCGGCCTCGGAGGGAAGGTTCCAGAAAGCCACCTCTACCATCCTCTGGCCCCTGTTACGCGTCCCCATCATCACATTCCTGACGCGACCCTTCAGCGACTGGTCACGAATCATGGAAACACCCCCCACTTTTCCTTGCTCCATGATCGAGTGAAAGACATACACCGGCCAGCCTTGCTGTGAGAAAAGCCAGCCATGCAATCCGATCCTCTCTGCCGGCGTACCGAACTCCGTATCCCCTAGCTGACGTTCCAGATGCATACCCATGTTGGAAAGGCAGACTTCGGGGCTGTGCATCTGGACGGACTGCAGAGCCGTCCGACCCGGGGGCCACTCGAGATAGAATGCCTGTCCCACCTCCCCGGAGGCTCCCATCCATTTCTCGGAAAAACCATCCGGGTAGAATAACATGCGCAGCGTCCTTGGAGCGATCGGGACATCGGAGACACCCGCCACCCCGACGCGCCGGGCGACCTCCCATCCCCAGCCTCTGCCTGACGGCAGGTCATGGATCCGAAACCACAACTCGGTTGCCATCATCGATCCGACTAGGATCGAGAGAACCGGCGCCAGGATCCACAGGGAAGGTTTCCAGAGAGCGCCTGCGCCGGACTTGCGGGAGACTGCGGTGGCGGGATTCTTGGAGCCATTCATGGCGGACCCCCCGGATAGCTTGCGCTTCCAGCGCAGCGCACAGGCAAACACTGCGGAGACCGTCATCAGCAGAACAATCAGGCCCGCGGAGTCATGCCATGTCGACACGGCACCGATTCCCTGACGGGAAGCCACAACAGCTAGCAGGGAACTTCTCACGATATTGCCCGCAAGAGCCGCAAACAGGGCCACGACAAGAAGCAACAAGCGCCGGATCGGATGAAGCCGGAAAACCTCGCCGAAGAAGAGCGCCACCATCAGACCGCTCTGCAGGGATCGGATCCCGCTGCAGGCCTCCTCGACCCCCAGTACCCCGGTGGGCAGGAGAATCAGATTGCCCTGCCTGATCGCCTCACAGCCTGACCAATGAAGAATCTCAATCGTTGCCGATGTGTTCCATGACATCAGCAGGGACATCAACGACTGCTCGAAGTTTCTGGGCCACGGCACAGCGATGAGAAAGAAGGCGATCGGAAACAAAAAATGCCTAAGCCAGGCACGCCCGCCCAACTCGAAGGCCACGGACAGCGTCACCATCACCGATGCAAGCGAGGCCGCCAACCCCAGAGGCCTCCAGTCAGGATTCCCTTCGGCCAGAGGGATCACCAGAGCCAGAAGAAGCGCCCCCGCCATCAGGAAAATTATTCCTGCAGCACGTCCTCCGCGGGAGAGCCTCGTCGGCGCGGGGCGATCCTCCCAGCGCTTCATCAGCAAGCCGACACTCAGCAATGGGACCAGCATCCCGTAACTGTACTGGGGATCAACCACCCAATCATTCCAGATGATACGGATCGTCGCGATCCAGCAGGCCGCTACCAGCAGCACGGAGAGCACGATTCCCGAAGAGAGAGATGCATGACTCTGCCGTGAACTATCCATCCCACATTCTCCCCCTCACCGGGCAAGGAATCAAGCCCTGCAGGATCTGATTCTTTTCACCTCCCCTCCACCTAACAGCCTTCAGCCATTCCCTCACGGACTATTGGACTATTGGACTATTGGACTCACCTCGACGCTCGACCCTCGTTTGATTCGTTCGCTCCCGCTCAGCTTACCCTTTCAGGGCTACCTTCGGTAGTCTATCCGAGGCGTTCCCACGCCTACGTATTCTCGTCTTGGCTCCCGATTGATGATTGCTGATTGCTGCCTTCTGATTTCCCTCCACCTAACAGCCTAACAGCCTAACAGCCTAACAGCCTAACAGCCTAACAGCCTTCAGCCTATTAGCCTCACTTCCGGCTCTCGTCCCTCGACCTCTCGACGCTCGACTCCCCATTTTCGCCTTCAGCCTCCTCTTCCCCAATTACCCATTACCGATCCCCTATCCCCTCCCGCTCCGCGGGATCCTTCAGCCTTTCCCCTCTCCCTACCTCCCCTTGCCGAAGAGCATTGTATGAAGGGTCTTGAGGATGACCTCTGCATCCAGACGCAGTGAGAAATTCCTGATGTAGTAGAGATCGTAGGAGAATTTCTGCACGGTATCCTCCAGCGAGGCGCCGTAGGGATAGTTCACCTGAGCCCATCCGGTGATGCCGGGACTAACCAGATGACGATAGTGATAGTGCGGGATCTGACGTTCGTAGTCGGCGACCAACCTCACCCACTCGGCGCGCGGGCCGATCAGGCTCATGTCACCCTTGAGTACATTCCAGAGCTGGGGAAGCTCATCCAGACGGGACTTTCTCAGGAAGGAGCCGAGACGCGATACCCTACTGTCACCTTCCCGAGTGTAGCCGTCACCCTTGTCGCTTCCGACCTTCATCGAGCGGAACTTGTAGAGCGTGAAAGGCACACCATGAATGCCGGTCCGTGGCTGAGAGTAAATCACCGGCCTACCGTCGAGAATTAGGATCACCAGCATCACCAGCAACAGGATCGGCGAAATGATGATCAATGCCGTCAGGGCGATCAGGAAATCCACGCACCTCTTGACCGTGGAGTATACTGAGTGATTCACCAGGGTGAACTCCGTCTCCAGCGGCCATGTAGGGCCGATCAGATTGACCGGCACTTTCTGCCAGTAGTTCTCGTAAAAGGTTTCCATGAGGTACACCGGCATCAGCTCGAACTGAATTTGTCCAAGTTTCTCCAGTATCCGATGGTCCAAGTGGGAGAAGCGCGAAGCCACAACGATCGACTCAAAGGCATGCACATGATTGCCCCGGAGTTGCGTCAGAAGATGGTCCGCATTGGATTTCAGCAGGGGTGAATCCTCACCGGCCAGACGACTGCCCAGCATGGAAAGATCAGCCGCAAGATACTCGACCTGTTGGCGCTGATTGCTGGCGAGATAATCCCTGTAAAAGACAGGCCCCAGATCCTTGTCCACGATGGCGAGGATTTTCCCCTTGTCACGCCAATCCACCGTAGAGAACCAGAAGATCCGTCTTACCACCAGGGTGACGACTGCAAAGGCAACCACCGAGAGCGAGAAGATCGCCCTACTCGATGTGGCCGCGGGGCCGAAGGAGGCCACCACATAGAGAGCGAAGGCAGCGACAAAATACCCGCAGGTCATCGCGATCAGGTGTTCGCTGGCATAGCGCAGGGAGGCAAAGTCCGTGCGGAATCGATACCCTCCCACCAGCGCGATCGATACCATCAGCACGCCGAGCGGAAGCAGGATCGACGCGGGGGAGACGATGTTATAGTCACCCGTGATCTGCGTCAGACTGAAATAGAGCCCCAACCAGAGCAGCACATCGAGGAATCCCGCATACAGCGCGAAATACGACTTCCTCTTGCTTCCTCTCACCCGGCTTGTTTTGCGGCTATCGGGAGAATTCGACTTCCTCTCACCGTGCCTCTCTGCAGGCAGACTGGATTGATTGTCATGAACCATCGGCTATTTAATAGTCTGCCCACCAACCCCTTGAGATCAAGGCGATTCAACCAAGTCGGCGGCGCATTTCAGGAACAGCCCGAGAGAATCCACCTCTTTCAGAAAGAGCCGGCCCCTCCCCCCCGCCTGCTCCATCACTTCCGGAGCCCCGCGATACCTCAGGATCGCCATGACGAGCCCTTGGGCATCCCCCGGAGCGATCACCTCGCCCACCCCTTGCTCACGGATCACGAGGGCCACCTCCGAGCCTTCAGGCCCCACAAAGAGACAAGGGCGCCCAGCGGCCATCACCCCGTAGAACTTGCTCGGCACCACCAGTCCTACCATTTCCGACTTCATCGTCACCAGATGCAGATCACCGGCACCGAGACTCTCCGAGAGCAATCCCACCGGCTGAGGCGGGAGGAAGAGTATGGAGGACAATCCCATCCGCGCCACCTCACCGCGGAGCATGCCCTCACCGGGACCGCTTCCCACGAAGAGGAACCTGACCCCCATCTCCCCCCGCTCTTCCCGCTCTTCGAGCTCTTCAAGTAGGCGCGCCGCCTCCAGAATCGTCCCGAAGTCATGCGCCCTCCCGAGGTTGCCCGAGTACTCCACAACGAACGCACCATCCAGCCCATGCCGTTTCCGGAAATTGTTGTTTTCACGGGACACCGGCACAATGTCATCCTCGACACCCGCATTGGTCACCACCCGGATACTTCCCTCCGGGATCCCCCTCGCCTTCAGGTGCCCGACCATGCACCTACCGACAGCCAGCGTCAGATCGTGACTCCTCATCGAGAGCGTCGAGAGAAGCCTGAGCAGACCGGTCACCAAACCACCCGCACCCCCCTTGGGCAGCACTCCCGCCTCCTCGGCGATTTCCGGATAGAGATCCTGTGCCCAGTGGATCAGCTTCGAGCCCTTCAGCACCTTTAGGAACGGGCCGAGTATCAGGAGCATTGGAGGATCCGTCTTCGTCACCACCACATCCGCACGGGGAAGCATCAGGGCTTTCAGCAAAAGCGACGGGATCATCAGCGCATAACCGAGCGCCCGTGCGATCAGGCTTCTCTTGGAGAAACCGCAAGCCACGCGGATCACCTTCACCCCGCTCCGGATCTCCTCGCCGGCATTGGATCTATCACCCGCCGTCGTCAGCACCGAGACATCCCATCCTGCGGCGATAAAACCATGCGCCACATATTCCAGAACGCGCCCCGTCGCCCCGCTTTCAGGAGGATAGACCCGGTTGATGAAGAGGATGGAAGGCATGCGGGGAATACGACCATGTCGAGCGACGAGAGTCTAGAGTCGAGGGCTATTTTGGAAACAAACAAGTCAGATACCTCGCCCCTCGACCCTCGACTCCCCATTTTCGCCTTTAGCCTTCATCCTTTAGCCTTTCCCCATCTGGCCCTCGACCCTCGTCACTCGACCCTCGACTCCCCATGGCTTCACCCCATACACAGCCCAGTAGTAGACGATCTTCACGAGTTCGAGGGAGGCATTGAGTTGTACGTTTTTTTTGCCCTTTTTTGTTCCCCAATATTCGGGGGAGGTTTGCGTAATGGCAAATCTCACCTCTGGTATCTCATGCTGGAACACCGCGAGTGCCCGACGCATGTGGAAGGGTGACGTCACGATCAGGGCCGACCTGACTCCCTCCTTCTCCAGCATCGGGCGCAGAAGTCTCGCATTCTGAAGCGTGGTTTTGGAAGCGACCTCCATCGTGATCGCCGATTCCGGAACTCCCGAGGCCAGCAACCGCTTCTTGTTGGCCCCGAAGTCTCCCTCACCCGTGATAAAGATCCTGGGCGCCAGACCATCGCGGTAGAGTTTCGCCACCTTCACCGGACGAGCCTCCTGCTCTCCACCCAGCAGGATAAGGCAATCTGCACGGCCCTCCGAGGATTTCAGCATCAGCACATGCGGCCAGGCTCGAGGGAACAAGGGAGATTCCAGAAACCAGAACGCGGCGAGGACCAGCAGGGCCAGCACCGCGATAACGGCAGGGATTCTCCTCATCCCCTCCCCTCCGTCCACCGAGACTCGACCTTCTCCAGATTACTTCCCAGAACACCTAGAGAAAACCGTCCTATCGTCTCCTTGGCATGGGAGCGCAGGGATTCGAGAAACTGATGATCATGCGCCAGTCGCCGCATGGCCGAGGCCAACTCCCCCACATTCCCGGCTTCGACCACCAATCCGTTCACCCCGTCCCGGACCACGCTCCCGCAACATTGCGTCGTGATGACCGGCAACCCATGCGACATCGCTTCAAGCTGGGTGATTGCAAATCCATCAGACCGCGTGGGAAGCACGAAGACGTCAGCCTGATCATACCATCGGGAAGCCTCACGGAGCGACACCCTCCCGTGGAAGCGGATCGTGGAGGGCAAGTCCTCGGGCAGAGGCCTGTGGGGGCCCACCACATCGATGATCACGGGATCGTTGGCCATCAACCTTGCGGCTTCCACCAGATCATAGATCCCCTTGCGAGCGACAGTCTGGCCGAGGAAGAGCACGCGTAATGGGTGCCGGGAGTCGAACCTCGAAGGTCCGGATTCGATTCCGCTCCGGCCGCCTTCGTCGATTGCCCTTCCTATCCCATCCCTCATCCCGACTCCTTCGACTCCGGACTCCTGCCTTTCGACTTCGGCGGCTTCATACGCCAGCGGGACCACGGCGAGTTTACCCGCATCGATCCCTTCGGCGATCATCGCCTGCTTCGCCCACTCCGAATTCACCATGATCGTATCGGCAAGAGCACACTCCTCCCTCCAGTTGTTCCAATACTCCCGCGGAGGCGATTGGATCGTCGAGCAGAGCCACTCGGGATGATTTGCTAGAAGCTGCTTCTCCAATCTGTCCTCCCCGGGACCGAGGTCGATCTGTCCTAGGACCGTGCGCCATCCACGACTCTTGGCGTAGCGGAGGATGTCACGGGCGCTGTAGCTGTAGCAGAAGAGGGTTGGGGGGGGCTCCTCACCCACGGGATCAGGTATCGATTTCAGCATCCTGACCGCCGCCTTTTGAAACAGCATGTTCCGGGAGATTTTGCGGTCCCAG from Verrucomicrobiota bacterium encodes:
- a CDS encoding exosortase/archaeosortase family protein, which gives rise to MDSSRQSHASLSSGIVLSVLLVAACWIATIRIIWNDWVVDPQYSYGMLVPLLSVGLLMKRWEDRPAPTRLSRGGRAAGIIFLMAGALLLALVIPLAEGNPDWRPLGLAASLASVMVTLSVAFELGGRAWLRHFLFPIAFFLIAVPWPRNFEQSLMSLLMSWNTSATIEILHWSGCEAIRQGNLILLPTGVLGVEEACSGIRSLQSGLMVALFFGEVFRLHPIRRLLLLVVALFAALAGNIVRSSLLAVVASRQGIGAVSTWHDSAGLIVLLMTVSAVFACALRWKRKLSGGSAMNGSKNPATAVSRKSGAGALWKPSLWILAPVLSILVGSMMATELWFRIHDLPSGRGWGWEVARRVGVAGVSDVPIAPRTLRMLFYPDGFSEKWMGASGEVGQAFYLEWPPGRTALQSVQMHSPEVCLSNMGMHLERQLGDTEFGTPAERIGLHGWLFSQQGWPVYVFHSIMEQGKVGGVSMIRDQSLKGRVRNVMMGTRNRGQRMVEVAFWNLPSEAAARDALKRYFQETLTVSPPVSPLRD
- a CDS encoding exopolysaccharide biosynthesis polyprenyl glycosylphosphotransferase, which encodes MVHDNQSSLPAERHGERKSNSPDSRKTSRVRGSKRKSYFALYAGFLDVLLWLGLYFSLTQITGDYNIVSPASILLPLGVLMVSIALVGGYRFRTDFASLRYASEHLIAMTCGYFVAAFALYVVASFGPAATSSRAIFSLSVVAFAVVTLVVRRIFWFSTVDWRDKGKILAIVDKDLGPVFYRDYLASNQRQQVEYLAADLSMLGSRLAGEDSPLLKSNADHLLTQLRGNHVHAFESIVVASRFSHLDHRILEKLGQIQFELMPVYLMETFYENYWQKVPVNLIGPTWPLETEFTLVNHSVYSTVKRCVDFLIALTALIIISPILLLVMLVILILDGRPVIYSQPRTGIHGVPFTLYKFRSMKVGSDKGDGYTREGDSRVSRLGSFLRKSRLDELPQLWNVLKGDMSLIGPRAEWVRLVADYERQIPHYHYRHLVSPGITGWAQVNYPYGASLEDTVQKFSYDLYYIRNFSLRLDAEVILKTLHTMLFGKGR
- a CDS encoding glycosyltransferase family 4 protein, giving the protein MPSILFINRVYPPESGATGRVLEYVAHGFIAAGWDVSVLTTAGDRSNAGEEIRSGVKVIRVACGFSKRSLIARALGYALMIPSLLLKALMLPRADVVVTKTDPPMLLILGPFLKVLKGSKLIHWAQDLYPEIAEEAGVLPKGGAGGLVTGLLRLLSTLSMRSHDLTLAVGRCMVGHLKARGIPEGSIRVVTNAGVEDDIVPVSRENNNFRKRHGLDGAFVVEYSGNLGRAHDFGTILEAARLLEELEEREERGEMGVRFLFVGSGPGEGMLRGEVARMGLSSILFLPPQPVGLLSESLGAGDLHLVTMKSEMVGLVVPSKFYGVMAAGRPCLFVGPEGSEVALVIREQGVGEVIAPGDAQGLVMAILRYRGAPEVMEQAGGRGRLFLKEVDSLGLFLKCAADLVESP
- a CDS encoding YdcF family protein; translation: MRRIPAVIAVLALLVLAAFWFLESPLFPRAWPHVLMLKSSEGRADCLILLGGEQEARPVKVAKLYRDGLAPRIFITGEGDFGANKKRLLASGVPESAITMEVASKTTLQNARLLRPMLEKEGVRSALIVTSPFHMRRALAVFQHEIPEVRFAITQTSPEYWGTKKGKKNVQLNASLELVKIVYYWAVYGVKPWGVEGRVTRVEGQMGKG
- a CDS encoding glycosyltransferase family 4 protein gives rise to the protein MTSSRFQKPRSGSPNWIVCQLGARERYAVARALHRQGKLRTLITDLWMPPASLLSRIIQHGKIAIRWNPELADARVRSFNMRYLYFELMARLRGVRDWDRKISRNMLFQKAAVRMLKSIPDPVGEEPPPTLFCYSYSARDILRYAKSRGWRTVLGQIDLGPGEDRLEKQLLANHPEWLCSTIQSPPREYWNNWREECALADTIMVNSEWAKQAMIAEGIDAGKLAVVPLAYEAAEVERQESGVEGVGMRDGIGRAIDEGGRSGIESGPSRFDSRHPLRVLFLGQTVARKGIYDLVEAARLMANDPVIIDVVGPHRPLPEDLPSTIRFHGRVSLREASRWYDQADVFVLPTRSDGFAITQLEAMSHGLPVITTQCCGSVVRDGVNGLVVEAGNVGELASAMRRLAHDHQFLESLRSHAKETIGRFSLGVLGSNLEKVESRWTEGRG